One Curtobacterium herbarum genomic window carries:
- a CDS encoding cystathionine beta-synthase: MRYANSVVDLVGDTPLVRLNRVTEGIRATILVKVEYLNPGGSSKDRIATRIIDAAEASGDLRPGGTIVEPTSGNTGVGLALVAQQRGYRCVFVLPDKVGEDKRNVLTAYGAEIVVTPTAVAPDDPESYYSVSDRLVREIPGAYKPNQYANPNGPRSHYETTGPEIWRDTEGQLTHFVAGVGTGGTISGTGRFLKEASDGRVRIVGADPEGSVYSGGTGRPYLVEGVGEDFWPAAYDAGIPDEIIAVSDADSFAMTRRLAREEGLLVGGSSGMAVVAALRAAESLSEDDVVVVLLPDGGRGYLGKIFNDRWMRSYGFAETDDERSVGDLIAGKDGRLPDLVHAHPSDTIRDVIDIMTKYGVSQMPVLSAEPPVVMGEVAGAVEEKALLGHVFTGAAGMADALTPFVGEPLPLIGIGESLSAARKALESADALLVVNDGKPVTVLTRHDLLTYLSE; encoded by the coding sequence GTGCGTTACGCGAACTCCGTCGTCGACCTGGTCGGCGACACCCCGCTGGTCCGCCTGAACCGTGTCACCGAGGGCATCCGGGCGACGATCCTGGTCAAGGTCGAGTACCTGAACCCGGGGGGTTCGTCGAAGGACCGCATCGCGACGCGGATCATCGACGCGGCCGAGGCCTCCGGCGACCTGCGCCCCGGCGGCACGATCGTCGAGCCGACCTCGGGCAACACCGGTGTCGGGCTGGCTCTGGTGGCCCAGCAGCGCGGGTACCGATGCGTGTTCGTGCTGCCGGACAAGGTCGGCGAGGACAAGCGGAACGTCCTGACCGCGTACGGCGCCGAGATCGTCGTCACCCCGACCGCCGTCGCGCCCGACGACCCGGAGTCCTACTACTCGGTGTCGGACCGCCTGGTGCGCGAGATCCCCGGCGCCTACAAGCCCAACCAGTACGCCAACCCCAACGGGCCGCGCAGTCACTACGAGACCACGGGTCCCGAGATCTGGCGCGACACCGAGGGTCAGCTCACCCACTTCGTCGCCGGCGTCGGCACGGGCGGCACGATCTCCGGCACCGGGCGCTTCCTCAAGGAGGCGTCGGACGGCCGGGTCCGCATCGTCGGCGCCGACCCCGAGGGATCCGTCTACTCCGGCGGCACCGGACGCCCCTACCTGGTCGAGGGCGTCGGCGAGGACTTCTGGCCGGCCGCCTACGACGCCGGGATCCCGGACGAGATCATCGCCGTCTCCGACGCGGACTCGTTCGCCATGACCCGGCGCCTCGCCCGCGAAGAGGGGCTGCTCGTCGGCGGGTCGAGCGGCATGGCCGTGGTCGCCGCGCTCCGTGCCGCCGAGTCCCTGTCCGAGGACGACGTCGTCGTGGTCCTGCTGCCCGACGGCGGCCGCGGCTACCTGGGCAAGATCTTCAACGACCGGTGGATGCGCTCGTACGGCTTCGCGGAGACCGACGACGAACGCTCCGTCGGGGACCTGATCGCCGGCAAGGACGGTCGCCTGCCCGACCTCGTGCACGCCCACCCGTCGGACACCATCCGCGACGTCATCGACATCATGACGAAGTACGGCGTCTCGCAGATGCCCGTCCTCAGCGCCGAACCGCCGGTCGTGATGGGCGAGGTCGCCGGTGCGGTGGAGGAGAAGGCCCTGCTCGGCCACGTCTTCACCGGTGCAGCGGGTATGGCCGACGCCCTCACACCGTTCGTCGGGGAACCGCTGCCGCTCATCGGCATCGGGGAGTCGCTGTCGGCTGCACGCAAGGCGCTCGAGAGCGCCGACGCCCTGCTCGTGGTGAACGACGGCAAGCCGGTCACGGTCCTCACCCGCCACGACCTCCTGACCTACCTGTCCGAGTGA
- a CDS encoding cystathionine gamma-synthase, giving the protein MTEFSTRAIHAGQEPDGPTGAVIPPLYLTSTYVQDGIGGLRGGYEYSRSGNPTRDSLQTLLADLDGGVAAYSFSSGLAGEDALLRAYLEPGARIVMGNDVYGGTHRLANRLHVPWGIDLVTVEMSDPDRVRAALADSPAKTVLWVETPTNPLMKIADIELLAAIGHEAGALVVVDNTFASPALQQPIALGADVVVYSTTKYLGGHSDVVGGAVVLRDQELAEQVAFVQFGGGAISSPFDAWLTIRGIKTLSVRMERHSANAQTVAEALVAHPAVEHVYYPGLPEHPGHHVAAKQMRGFGGMLSVALAGGPEAAKRFAESTELFALAESLGGVESLIGYPSEMTHASVKGTELAVPENVVRLSVGIEDAGDLVADVQQALER; this is encoded by the coding sequence ATGACCGAGTTCAGCACCCGCGCCATCCACGCCGGCCAGGAGCCCGACGGCCCCACCGGCGCCGTGATCCCGCCCCTCTACCTGACCTCCACCTACGTGCAGGACGGCATCGGCGGCCTGCGCGGCGGCTACGAGTACTCGCGGTCCGGCAACCCGACGCGGGACTCGCTGCAGACGTTGCTCGCCGACCTGGACGGCGGTGTCGCGGCCTACTCGTTCTCGTCCGGCCTGGCGGGGGAGGACGCCCTGCTCCGCGCCTACCTGGAGCCCGGCGCCCGCATCGTGATGGGCAACGACGTGTACGGCGGCACCCACCGGCTGGCGAACCGGTTGCACGTGCCGTGGGGCATCGACCTCGTGACGGTGGAGATGAGCGACCCGGACCGGGTGCGTGCCGCGCTCGCCGACAGCCCGGCGAAGACCGTGCTGTGGGTGGAGACCCCGACGAACCCCCTCATGAAGATCGCCGACATCGAGCTGCTCGCCGCGATCGGGCACGAGGCCGGCGCCCTGGTCGTCGTCGACAACACCTTCGCCTCGCCCGCCCTGCAGCAGCCGATCGCACTCGGCGCCGACGTCGTCGTGTACTCGACGACCAAGTACCTCGGCGGTCACTCCGACGTCGTCGGCGGTGCCGTCGTCCTCCGTGACCAGGAGCTCGCCGAGCAGGTCGCGTTCGTGCAGTTCGGCGGTGGCGCGATCTCGTCCCCGTTCGACGCATGGCTCACGATCCGCGGCATCAAGACCCTCAGCGTCCGGATGGAGCGGCACTCCGCCAACGCCCAGACCGTCGCCGAGGCGCTCGTCGCGCACCCGGCCGTCGAGCACGTCTACTACCCGGGCCTGCCGGAGCACCCGGGGCACCACGTCGCCGCGAAGCAGATGCGCGGCTTCGGCGGCATGCTGTCGGTGGCGCTCGCCGGGGGTCCCGAGGCGGCGAAGCGGTTCGCGGAGTCGACCGAGCTGTTCGCCCTGGCGGAGTCGCTCGGCGGGGTCGAGTCGCTCATCGGGTACCCGAGCGAGATGACGCACGCGTCGGTCAAGGGCACC